CGAACGAGCCGAACGTTTTCGCGAGCGCGTCTGCGAGCGCGCCGGTCGGTCCGCCGCCCGCGTTCGGCGCGAGGCAGTTCCAGTAGAACGTGTGATTCCACGCTTGCGCCGCGTTGTTGAAAATGCCGCCGCTCGATTTCTTCACAATCTCTTCCAGCGACAGATTCTCGAACTCGGTGCCGGGAATCAGTTTGTTGAGATTCGCCACGTACGTCGCGTGGTGTTTGCCATAGTGGTACTCGAGCGTCTCCGCCGAAATGACCGGCGCGAGCGCGTCTTTGGCGAACGGCAGTTCAGCCAGTTTGTGTTCCATCATCCCTCCTCGTAAAGAGTGAAAAGAAAAATCCGATGCCGCGTTTGCGCCGCATCGGACCTTTCGTGATCCGGTTTTTCCGCATCATGCGGAACTGGGTTGCAATCATTCTAGCACGTCTCGCACGCCGACGCAATCACTGTTTGCGCGATCACTCAAAAGGGAATAGAATAGTCGCGAAATCTGGAGAGGAGTACGTGATGCGAAAATCAGTTTTTATCGTGGCGTTGCTCGCGCTGGGATGGCTGACCGCGTGTAGTTCCACTGCGCCGACTCCGCGCGATACAAACGCAACCCCCGCGCCTTATTCGACAGTCGTACTGCCCAGCGGCTATCGTCCTCTACAACAAGGTGACGCCGTCGAAGGCGTGACGATTGGCTATCAATTTATCCTTCCATCGTACGAGCAACCGATTGCCGTCATCGCCGCCAGTCCATATCTCTTGCACTTTGTCAGCATCAAGCCCGCCTTGCGCGACGGGTTGATTGCGTACATTAGAGAATTCCCTCAAAACAAAACTGTCCTGGCTTTCGACGAAACCGATCCGAACCAAAACGCGCCCAAGCCGATGACGTGGAACACGAATCAGCCGGTTGAGATCGCCCTCATTCCACTGCCAGAAGGCAAACATGTGTGGTCAGTCACGGAGGAAGACGAGAACGGGCTGCAAGCCGCTTACAAGATCGTTCGGCGGAAGGATGGCGGTTTGCGTTTTATTGACGCTTATGGCAAAGCCGCCACTTTTTCGGCGGCGGGTCTCAATACGACCAACGGGACGGGTATGGGCTTGATGTTTTCGGCGCGCTTAGCTTTGCTTCGGATGATTCTGAGTGATTCCCGGTACCAAGTGGGCAAAAACGTAATGCAAGACCATCTGCCCGATTACAGTCAGTACGATCCACGGATTCTCAAACTCGATCCGTCCAAAGAGGGCATTGCGATGAATCGAGACTGGGTTCTGGTCACCATTCCGGGACCCAATTCAGGCATGGCAGCGCCATAGCCATTCGCGCAAAAAAACGCATTGAAACAGAAACCCGCTCTCATCGAGAGAGCGGGTTTCGCGTTTTCAGACTCAGATTTTTCCTTTGAGCATCGGGTCTAGCGCGTCGCGCAAACCATCCCCGATGAAGGTAAACGCTAACAAGATCATGGCGATCAGTATCGCCGGAGTAATCAACAGCCAGGACTGGGTCAAGATCGCATCACGTCCATCGAGCAACATGTTGCCCCAACTGGTCAGGAAAAAATCGTTGGGATCGGTAGCAGGGCGAACGCCCACACCGATGTATCCCAGGATGGCTTCGAGGAGAATGGCTTGCGGCACGCGGAACGCGGCGGAAACAATGATCGGCGCGAGACAATTGGGCAGCAAGTGACGCCACATGATGCGCCCGTTGCCAGCGCCAATCATGCGCGCCGCCTCGACGAATTCTTTTTCTTTGACCGCAAGCACCTGCCCGCGCACGAGCCGCGCCACGCCCGTCCAGTTGACCAACGCGAGGGACACAAAGAGGAGGAACAACCCATTGAGCAGTTTGCCGATCCAGGTCTCGCGCAATG
The Chloroflexota bacterium DNA segment above includes these coding regions:
- a CDS encoding superoxide dismutase [Fe] (SodB; iron binding; present under aerobic and anaerobic conditions; destroys free radicals), whose translation is MEHKLAELPFAKDALAPVISAETLEYHYGKHHATYVANLNKLIPGTEFENLSLEEIVKKSSGGIFNNAAQAWNHTFYWNCLAPNAGGGPTGALADALAKTFGSFAAFKEKFSATAVGTFGSGWAWLVENPDGSVAIESTSNAGCPLTTPKTPLLTCDVWEHAYYIDYRNARAKYVEAFWNIVNWKFVEANFK